The Bombus huntii isolate Logan2020A chromosome 11, iyBomHunt1.1, whole genome shotgun sequence genome includes a window with the following:
- the LOC126870831 gene encoding glycine--tRNA ligase, with translation MQFVSCNLQHLCRRAIRDLCEPNSVYKQIFRRFTVTVRLADFSKWGTTKKNRKLKIQITQDMADPKIEEILSPLRDGVKEQGDYVRKLKSNGAPELDIKVAVAELKHRKKLLEEKELSFSQTILFDRARMEDLLKRRFFFDQSFAIYGGISGQFDFGPMGCAFKTNLLNTWRSFFILEEQMLEVDCSILTPEPVLQASGHVERFADLMVKDVKTGECFRLDHLIKSHLKKVISDKKTNENVSRECEDIITKLDGMTKEKMAEVMSKFNIKSPITGNDLTEPMEFNLMFGTQIGPSGLVKGFLRPETAQGIFVNFKRLLSFNQDRLPFAAAQIGNAFRNEISPRSGLLRVREFTMAEIEYFYHPDERDHPKFDDIKDLSVLLYTDLNQMDGKGAEYMTLHQAVSHEIIKNETLAYFMGRIYLFLIKVGIDPKRLRFRQHMQNEMAHYACDCWDAECLTSYGWIECVGCADRSCYDLEQHARATGVKLVAERKLPVPATVEKLEIVPNKVIIGKTFKKDSKFVLETLENSGTSNVRAMESELNLHGQIEISLPDDSTVFITKDMIEIKRYKKTIHVEEVIPYVIEPSFGIGRIMYAIFEHNFKVREGDEKRTYFSLPPIVAPLKCSVLPLSGNNEFVPFVKQLSQNLTKVDVSHKVDDSSGSIGRRYARTDEIAIPFGITIDFDTLKVPHTATLRERDSMGQVRINLDEIPDIVRDLSNGKLTWSEVEEKYPKFEQQETTETK, from the exons ATGCAGTTTGTCTCCTGTAACTTGCAGCATCTTTGTAGAAGAGCTATACGTGACCTATGTGAGCCTAACTCAGTTTATAAACAGATATTTCGGAGATTTACTGTCACCGTTAGGTTGGCCGATTTCAGTAAGTGGGGTACAACAAAAAAGAATCGTAAACTGAAAATACAGATTACACAAGATATGGCAGACCCAAAGATAGAAGAAATATTGTCTCCTCTTCGGGATGGTGTTAAGGAACAG GGTGACTATGTGCGAAAACTCAAGTCTAATGGTGCTCCAGAATTGGACATCAAAGTAGCAGTTGCTGAGCTTAAACATAGAAAAAAGTTATTGGAAGAGAAAGAACTATCCTTTTCACAAACAATATTATTTGATAGGGCAAGGATGGAAGATCTTTTAAAACGTAGATTTTTCTTTGACCAATCATTTGCTATTTATGGGGGAATTAGTGGACAATTTGATTTTGGCCCAATGGGTTGTGCATTTAAAACAAATCTACTAAATACATGGAGAAGCTTCTTCATATTAGAAGAACAAATGTTAGAAGTAGATTGTTCTATTTTAACACCAGAACCTGTACTCCAAGCATCTGGACATGTGGAAAGGTTTGCCGACTTAATGGTGAAAGATGTGAAAACTGGAGAATGTTTCAGATTGGATCATTTGATTAAATCacatttaaaaaaagtaattaGTGATAAAAAAACTAATGAAAATGTAAGCAGAGAATGTGAAGATATTATTACTAAATTAGATGGAATGACTAAGGAAAAAATGGCAGAAGTTATGTCCAAATTCAATATAAAGTCCCCTATTACTGGGAATGATCTAACAGAACCAATGGAATTTAATTTGATGTTTGGAACTCAAATTGGTCCTTCTGGGCTTGTGAAAGGGTTTTTAAGACCAGAAACTGCACAAggtatttttgtaaattttaaacgACTGCTTAGTTTTAATCAAGACAGGCTGCCATTTGCTGCAGCCCAAATTGGAAATGCATTCCGTAATGAAATTTCTCCTAGATCTGGTTTATTAAGAGTAAGAGAATTTACTATGGCAGAAATAGAATACTTTTATCATCCTGATGAAAGAGATCATCCTAAATTTGAtgatattaaagatttaagtGTACTGTTATATACTGATCTGAATCAAATGGATGGAAAGGGTGCAGAGTATATGACTTTACATCAGGCTGTGTCACACGAAATTATAAAGAATGAAACCTTAGCATATTTTATGggtagaatttatttatttttaattaaagttgGAATTGATCCAAAAAGATTGCGTTTCCGTCAACACATGCAAAATGAAATGGCTCATTATGCATGTGATTGTTGGGATGCAGAATGTTTAACCTCTTATGGTTGGATAGAATGTGTTGGTTGTGCAGATCGTTCTTGTTATGATCTCGAGCAACATGCACGAGCTACTGGAGTAAAATTAGTAGCAGAAAGAAAATTGCCAGTACCAGCAACTGTTGAAAAGCTTGAAATAGTACCAAATAAAGTTATTATTGGAAAAACGTTCAAAAAAGATAGTAAATTCGTGTTAGAGACTTTGGAAAATTCAGGCACAAGTAATGTTCGTGCTATGGAAAGTGAGCTTAACTTACATGgacaaattgaaatatcaCTTCCAGATGATAGCACAGTATTCATTACAAAAGATATgatcgaaataaaaagatataaaaagacTATACACGTAGAAGAAGTGATTCCATATGTAATTGAACCATCTTTTGGTATTGGTCGTATTATGTATGCAATTTTTGAACACAACTTTAAAGTAAGAGAAGGAGATGAGAAACGAACTTATTTCAGTTTGCCACCAATCGTAGCTCCTTTAAAGTGTTCAGTGTTACCACTCAGTGGCAACAATGAATTTGTACCATTTGTGAAACAACTAT CTCAGAATCTCACTAAAGTAGACGTTTCGCATAAAGTCGATGATTCTTCTGGTAGTATCGGACGTAGATACGCACGGACAGATGAAATTGCAATACCATTTGGCATCACCATAGATTTTGATACTTTGAAAGTACCTCATACTGCTACACTCCGTGAAAGAGACAGCATGGGACAAGTTAGAATAAAT TTGGACGAGATTCCAGATATAGTAAGAGATCTATCTAATGGTAAACTTACATGGTCCGaggttgaagaaaaatatcccaaATTCGAACAACAAGAAACAACggaaacaaaataa
- the LOC126870854 gene encoding uncharacterized protein LOC126870854 encodes MKNSHPYQKQVNHALLVTLAKLLYSQKSKRGMSVWAELIRLQTFDRIGRKNLITRLERLLYKQIRLESICLEGLSLTPDEGVRLLLALYNSRKTMRHVYCWHAFEKMVGLTVDPGHHEQSRFYTDKEIKICDWFRAIGCLEFLTTLSVNYAYIATPTGDLLVSLAKKLGTNWHWLQLLCSEEEIIQKAEDEYDIEKVVIPDSAWRAAHFWAPVLKVQYAIIGIPRYDVHKKFFTKHTRIHTFALSTSIDLKFRQPWYLDCTIKTLCTWYSDTLVYLSLQLWHNRQNLDDQLRRLFIYLPSLRVFEYIGEIRTLKTLCAMCCQIRSGHCNVYRVNMQLQDVNGLDKEKWIKSIRCMMACFKCDFDRMGVEFNIEFYFC; translated from the exons ATGAAAAACTCACATCCCTACCAGAAACAAGTGAATCACGCTCTGCTCGTTACATTGGCCAA ACTTCTGTATAGCCAAAAAAGCAAGAGGGGTATGAGCGTTTGGGCAGAATTGATTCGACTACAAACGTTTGATCGAATTGGCCGGAAGAATTTGATAACTCGTCTAGAACGACTCCTCTA TAAACAGATTAGACTAGAATCTATTTGTCTGGAAGGTTTGTCGTTAACGCCAGACGAAGGTGTACGGCTACTATTGGCATTATACAACTCCCGTAAAACAATGAGACACGTATATTGTTGGCACGCGTTCGAGAAAATGGTAGGCCTCACGGTGGATCCTGGTCATCACGAACAATCAAGATTTTATACGGACAAAGAAATCAAGATATGCGACTGGTTTCGCGCCATCGGCTGCTTGGAGTTTCTCACCACTTTATCTGTAAACTACGCGTACATAGCGACACCCACGGGAGATCTACTCGTCAGTTTGGCCAA GAAACTTGGAACAAATTGGCACTGGTTACAATTATTGTGTtcagaagaagaaattatacaaaaagCAGAAGATGAATATGATATTGAAAAAGTTGTAATACCGGACAGCGCTTGGAGAGCAGCACATTTTTGGGCACCAGTACTGAAAGTACAATATGCTATTA taGGAATACCACGATATGATGTCcataagaaattttttacaaaacatACTCGAATCCATACTTTTGCACTATCAACGAGTATCGATTTGAAATTTCGACAGCCATGGTATCTCGATTGCACGATTAAAACACTTTGCACATGGTATTCGGATACTCTAG TATATTTATCCCTGCAATTATGGCACAATCGACAGAATTTGGATGATCAACTAAGACGACTCTTTATTTACTTACCATCACTTCGTGTTTTTGAATATATCGGCGAAATTCGAACATTGAAAACACTTTGTGCTATGTGCTGTCAAATACGATCTGGTCATTgca ATGTTTATCGTGTTAATATGCAACTTCAAGATGTTAATGGTTTAGATAAAGAGAAATGGATAAAGAGCATAAGGTGTATGATGGCTTGTTTCAAATGCGATTTTGATAGAATGGGTGTTGAATTTAATATCGAGTTTTATTTTTGCTGA